The following are encoded in a window of Salinibacter ruber DSM 13855 genomic DNA:
- a CDS encoding AsmA family protein — translation MPDEAPAESSRSNPDRSRLLLKWGGGLLGGLLVLVLAAALLLPRLFTSEQLKGYVVPPLEEATGRQVHIDAIGLRVLPAPAVRVSGFRLANAEGYGPAPAVEARALTVDVALWPLFLLDIRPTAVALEAPVVRYEVGKDGATNFDDLGASDTTAAAGDESPLAGIPVSSFRVSGARMNYTDRSTGQALRLDFEAQLSARPDGAAIRSEGTVDLRSVRALLPSVGPDTLVVQEAAATYDVRVAPSEGEVEVRTLQLDTAPVTIAADGTIAGLNAQPALDLAFETGRTDLAEIAAFAAVAGVNPRGTLALDGTVAGPLADTTEGLALSATGRLAEAGVDYEGTALLRDLSADLSLTLDSVAARSVDGRLLGASLAGDLSVRDLGDDPRLALQLKTGAMNLADLAAFAPPEEVGAYNPQGTLRLDVTARGPVPSDAASMRQLAIDGSGRLAGGGADYEGEALLRDLRAGLGFSGTAASVQDLNGQLLGRPVSGRIRVRDLFGQPQIKGQLAGTADLPRLASLAGADVTAGSIAGQADYDVQFEGPTSVPDAIRPRGTVRLANVRVPYASFRNPVEIPDATVQLTGTGLSMDRFAVRSGEQAASLRATVQDLFPLSEGLAEADPALSATFALTADRLDLVALYPEADTSDVTYSQLFAAHLSGGTLDGQSPEAVADEMYGGVQLPAYAVEGRVEVGTLLNDPQRFDDLAFDVQMDDRRLRVQNLTGTTYEGTLAGSLTLDQRTSASASVRPAPNSVWLAAAAPGRVPSATTPAPASALTYDFELRDAQAGAVLEDWTTLGRLVTGTLTLDADGETALTDGFLPRAEAFTAVGQSLVANGGLSLDVGPAQALVDALNLPAASVKEFNRLGGPFAIEDGQFRLNTWDVGGPRVDGQLDGALGLGGGVDLEMRLQVPLSILNNSGLPGRLGGGDGQLGALLSKLVGGDAGAQAVPVTVRLGGTMRDPSVEVLNKDAITSTIRSLAKEEGLNRLRDLFGGNGGE, via the coding sequence ATGCCCGACGAAGCCCCTGCTGAATCCTCCCGTTCCAACCCGGACCGCTCGCGTCTTCTGCTGAAGTGGGGTGGGGGGCTCCTCGGCGGACTCCTCGTTCTGGTTCTCGCCGCGGCCCTTCTCCTGCCCCGTCTCTTCACCTCCGAGCAGTTGAAGGGATACGTCGTCCCGCCCCTGGAGGAGGCAACGGGGCGACAGGTACACATCGACGCGATTGGACTGCGCGTGCTGCCGGCCCCTGCCGTGCGCGTCTCGGGCTTTCGCCTCGCCAACGCCGAGGGCTACGGGCCGGCGCCCGCCGTGGAAGCCCGGGCGTTGACCGTGGACGTGGCCCTCTGGCCCCTGTTTTTGCTGGACATTCGGCCGACGGCCGTGGCCCTGGAGGCACCGGTGGTGCGCTACGAGGTGGGCAAGGACGGGGCGACCAACTTTGATGATCTGGGGGCGTCCGACACGACTGCGGCGGCGGGCGACGAGTCGCCGCTCGCCGGCATCCCCGTGTCGAGTTTTCGCGTGTCCGGGGCCCGGATGAACTACACGGACCGGTCGACCGGCCAGGCCCTCCGGCTGGACTTCGAGGCGCAACTGAGCGCGCGCCCCGATGGGGCGGCCATCAGGAGCGAAGGGACCGTCGACCTGCGGTCCGTGCGGGCGCTGCTGCCCAGCGTGGGGCCCGACACCCTCGTGGTCCAGGAGGCGGCGGCCACGTACGACGTCCGCGTGGCGCCCTCCGAGGGGGAGGTCGAGGTCCGGACCCTCCAGCTCGACACGGCGCCGGTTACGATCGCGGCGGACGGCACGATTGCCGGGTTGAACGCGCAGCCCGCGCTCGACCTCGCGTTCGAAACGGGGCGGACGGACCTCGCCGAGATTGCGGCGTTTGCGGCGGTGGCGGGCGTCAATCCGCGGGGCACGCTCGCGCTCGATGGCACGGTCGCGGGGCCGCTGGCCGACACGACGGAGGGCCTCGCCCTGTCGGCGACGGGGCGGCTTGCCGAGGCGGGCGTGGACTACGAGGGCACGGCCCTGCTCCGCGACCTGAGCGCCGACCTGTCGCTCACGCTCGACTCGGTGGCCGCGCGGTCCGTGGACGGGCGTCTGCTGGGCGCCTCGCTTGCCGGTGACCTGTCGGTGCGCGATCTGGGGGACGACCCGCGCCTCGCCCTCCAGCTGAAGACCGGTGCGATGAATCTGGCGGACCTCGCCGCCTTCGCTCCGCCGGAAGAGGTCGGTGCGTATAATCCGCAGGGGACGCTTCGACTCGACGTGACGGCCCGGGGCCCGGTGCCGTCGGACGCGGCGTCGATGCGGCAACTCGCCATTGACGGGTCCGGGCGGCTTGCGGGCGGCGGCGCGGACTACGAAGGGGAGGCGCTCCTCCGCGACCTGCGGGCGGGGCTCGGGTTTTCGGGCACGGCGGCCTCGGTGCAGGACCTGAACGGACAGCTTCTGGGCCGCCCGGTCTCGGGGAGAATCCGTGTGCGCGATCTGTTTGGCCAGCCGCAGATAAAAGGGCAGCTCGCCGGAACGGCGGATCTGCCCCGCCTCGCATCCCTCGCGGGGGCCGACGTCACGGCGGGGTCGATTGCGGGGCAGGCCGACTACGACGTGCAGTTTGAGGGCCCGACGAGCGTCCCCGACGCGATCCGGCCCCGAGGGACGGTGCGCCTGGCCAATGTCCGGGTGCCCTACGCGTCGTTTCGGAATCCGGTCGAGATTCCCGACGCCACCGTGCAGCTGACCGGCACGGGCCTCTCGATGGACCGGTTTGCGGTCCGGTCGGGCGAGCAGGCCGCGTCGCTACGGGCCACCGTGCAGGACCTGTTTCCCCTCTCGGAGGGACTGGCGGAGGCCGATCCCGCGCTGTCCGCAACCTTTGCGCTCACCGCCGACCGTCTCGACCTCGTGGCCCTCTATCCGGAGGCCGACACGTCGGACGTGACCTACTCGCAGCTCTTCGCCGCGCACCTGTCGGGCGGGACCCTGGATGGGCAGTCGCCCGAGGCCGTGGCCGACGAGATGTACGGGGGCGTCCAGCTGCCGGCGTACGCCGTGGAGGGGCGCGTCGAGGTGGGCACGCTGCTGAACGACCCCCAACGCTTCGACGACCTGGCGTTCGACGTCCAGATGGACGACCGGCGGCTGCGGGTGCAGAACCTGACGGGGACCACCTACGAGGGCACCCTTGCCGGCTCGCTCACGCTCGATCAGCGGACATCGGCGTCCGCCTCCGTGAGGCCGGCGCCCAACTCGGTCTGGCTCGCCGCGGCGGCCCCGGGGCGGGTTCCTTCAGCGACGACCCCTGCGCCGGCATCGGCACTCACGTACGATTTTGAGCTGCGGGACGCACAGGCCGGGGCCGTCCTTGAGGACTGGACGACACTGGGGCGCCTCGTAACCGGCACGCTGACCCTTGACGCCGACGGGGAGACCGCCCTGACGGATGGCTTTTTGCCCCGGGCGGAGGCCTTCACCGCCGTTGGGCAGTCGCTCGTCGCCAATGGCGGCCTGTCGCTCGACGTGGGGCCGGCCCAGGCCCTCGTCGACGCGCTGAACCTGCCGGCGGCCTCCGTGAAAGAGTTCAACCGCCTCGGCGGCCCGTTCGCCATCGAGGACGGCCAGTTCCGGCTGAACACGTGGGACGTCGGGGGCCCGCGGGTGGACGGGCAGTTGGACGGCGCGCTGGGCCTGGGCGGCGGCGTGGACCTCGAAATGAGGCTGCAGGTGCCCCTCTCGATCCTCAACAATTCCGGGCTGCCGGGCCGTTTGGGCGGGGGGGACGGCCAGCTCGGGGCCCTCCTCAGCAAGCTCGTGGGGGGAGACGCCGGCGCCCAGGCCGTGCCGGTGACGGTCCGCCTGGGGGGCACGATGCGCGACCCGTCCGTGGAGGTCCTAAACAAGGACGCCATCACGTCGACCATCCGCTCGCTGGCGAAAGAGGAGGGCCTCAACCGCCTCCGAGACCTGTTTGGGGGGAACGGGGGCGAGTAG
- a CDS encoding serine hydrolase domain-containing protein — protein sequence MSLRPATPRSAPRRPSAPTALGSLLLLSLLTAPAHAQPGPTTETWRAHPPGSYGFDSFALAAAVDRAADLAPPLTSLLVARDTTTVAEVYFNGHNPDQGANLKSASKSVLSALAGIALADSILGGVDQPIGPFFPTLLADAPRKQRITVDHLLTQQTGLESTSFGNYGAWVSSPNWVANALRRPLVDRPGGDMIYSTGTTHILGAVLAEASGRSLRAFAQDRLFDPLGVRIRSWQQSPTGRYFGGNNMALTPRAMLRFGQLYLNGGRYRGRQVLPSDWVDLSWRTYVRSTYRDHQYGHLWFTHELGGERVAFAWGYGGQYVFVVPRLDLVVACTSSLRDRPRGSDDHNEQILRLLAEHVIPAAQGHHGSPGWPPLPRPVFGW from the coding sequence ATGTCTCTCCGTCCCGCGACACCTCGGAGCGCCCCCCGTCGCCCCTCCGCCCCCACGGCACTGGGCAGTCTGCTCCTCTTGTCCCTGCTGACGGCCCCCGCGCACGCGCAGCCCGGCCCCACGACGGAAACATGGCGGGCACACCCGCCCGGGTCGTACGGGTTCGACAGTTTTGCGCTCGCCGCGGCCGTAGACCGGGCCGCCGACCTTGCCCCGCCCCTCACCAGCCTGCTCGTGGCCCGCGACACGACGACGGTGGCCGAGGTCTACTTCAACGGACACAATCCTGATCAGGGAGCCAACCTCAAGTCTGCCAGCAAGAGCGTGCTCAGCGCCCTCGCCGGGATTGCCCTCGCGGACAGCATCCTCGGCGGCGTCGACCAGCCCATTGGCCCGTTTTTCCCAACCCTCCTCGCCGACGCCCCGCGCAAGCAGCGCATCACGGTCGATCACCTGCTCACGCAACAGACGGGCCTCGAATCGACGAGCTTCGGAAACTACGGCGCGTGGGTGTCCAGTCCGAACTGGGTGGCGAATGCATTGCGGCGCCCCCTGGTCGACCGGCCGGGGGGCGACATGATTTACAGCACCGGCACCACGCACATCCTAGGAGCCGTCCTCGCCGAGGCGAGCGGCCGGTCGCTCCGGGCCTTTGCGCAGGACCGCCTCTTCGACCCGCTCGGGGTGCGCATCCGCAGCTGGCAGCAGTCCCCGACGGGCCGCTACTTCGGCGGCAACAACATGGCCCTCACGCCCCGGGCGATGCTGCGGTTTGGCCAGTTGTACCTGAACGGCGGGCGCTACCGGGGCCGGCAGGTGCTGCCGTCGGACTGGGTTGACCTGTCCTGGCGGACCTACGTGCGCTCCACCTACCGCGACCACCAGTACGGACACCTCTGGTTCACGCACGAGCTTGGGGGCGAGCGTGTGGCGTTTGCCTGGGGCTACGGCGGGCAGTACGTCTTCGTGGTCCCCCGGCTCGACCTCGTCGTGGCCTGCACCTCGTCGCTCCGGGATCGCCCCCGCGGCAGCGACGACCACAACGAGCAGATCCTACGCCTGCTGGCAGAGCACGTCATCCCGGCCGCGCAGGGGCATCACGGATCCCCCGGGTGGCCCCCGCTCCCGCGGCCCGTGTTCGGGTGGTAG
- the ggt gene encoding gamma-glutamyltransferase has translation MSMRPTARILGCALLLVVGVFALPAWTSAPNASRPGSSSGTAGPAPVPEYAENGMVVSAKKRASQAGVSMLKKGGNAVDAAVATGFALAVVHPYAGNLGGGGFMVVRMPDGSVTTIDHREDAPSGATQDVYLDDDGNAVRQRSRRGYLASGVPGTVAGLLTALDEHGTLDRATVMAPAIRLAEEGFPLPHTMAEDLNDRYEAFAEFSATKKYFTKGRASAEYRAGERFVQSDLARTLKRIRDKGKAEFYEGRTASLIAEQFQANGGLIDAQDLAEYEAVERDPVTATYRGYEVHSMGPPSSGGVAIAQLLNAAEMRDIDQMGFNSSATAHYIGEAMRRVFADRAKWLGDPDHVEVPTEGLIQKDYMRERMASFDSSRITPTDSVRAGEPMLAGESMETSHYSVADSSGMAVSVTTTLNSGYGSKVMIDGAGFFMNNEMNDFVLKPGVPNQFGLSGTKRNLVAPDRRMVSSMSPTIVETPEGELSLVIGAPGGSTIITTTFQVIMNVIDHGMDIEQAVTAGRIHHQWKPRHLSHEEFALSRDAVRNLRARGWEVTEGVFGGIPRWGRAQGLRVTQSGDEGRVFYGGSDPRANGAAVGF, from the coding sequence ATGTCTATGCGTCCGACGGCTCGCATTCTCGGCTGCGCGCTTTTGCTCGTCGTTGGCGTCTTTGCCCTCCCGGCCTGGACGTCCGCCCCGAACGCGTCGCGCCCCGGCTCGTCGTCCGGAACGGCCGGTCCCGCACCGGTCCCCGAATACGCAGAGAACGGAATGGTCGTCTCCGCGAAGAAGCGGGCCTCCCAGGCGGGGGTGTCGATGCTCAAGAAGGGCGGCAACGCCGTCGACGCGGCCGTGGCCACGGGCTTCGCCCTGGCCGTCGTGCACCCCTACGCGGGCAACCTGGGCGGCGGCGGGTTTATGGTCGTTCGCATGCCTGACGGGTCGGTGACGACCATCGACCACCGCGAAGACGCGCCCAGCGGGGCCACGCAGGACGTGTACCTCGACGACGACGGCAACGCCGTCCGCCAGCGCAGCCGGCGGGGCTACCTGGCCTCGGGGGTGCCCGGCACCGTGGCGGGCCTGCTGACGGCCCTCGACGAGCACGGCACGCTCGACCGCGCGACGGTCATGGCCCCTGCCATCCGGCTTGCCGAGGAGGGCTTTCCGCTGCCGCACACGATGGCGGAGGACCTGAACGACCGCTACGAGGCGTTTGCCGAGTTTTCGGCGACCAAGAAGTACTTCACGAAGGGCCGTGCATCGGCGGAGTACCGGGCGGGCGAGCGGTTCGTGCAGTCGGACCTGGCCCGGACCTTGAAGCGCATTCGGGACAAGGGCAAGGCTGAGTTCTACGAAGGGCGAACGGCCTCGCTCATCGCCGAGCAGTTTCAGGCCAACGGGGGGCTGATTGACGCGCAGGACCTGGCCGAGTACGAGGCGGTGGAGCGGGATCCGGTGACGGCAACCTACCGGGGGTACGAGGTGCACTCGATGGGGCCGCCTTCCTCTGGGGGCGTCGCCATTGCCCAGCTCCTCAACGCGGCCGAGATGAGAGACATCGACCAGATGGGCTTCAACTCCAGCGCGACCGCCCACTACATCGGGGAGGCGATGCGCCGCGTGTTTGCCGACCGGGCGAAGTGGCTCGGGGATCCCGACCACGTGGAAGTGCCCACGGAGGGACTCATCCAGAAGGACTACATGCGCGAGCGGATGGCGTCCTTCGACTCCAGCCGCATTACGCCCACCGACTCGGTGCGGGCCGGGGAGCCCATGCTGGCGGGCGAGTCGATGGAGACGAGCCACTACTCGGTCGCCGACAGCAGCGGCATGGCCGTAAGCGTCACCACCACCCTCAACAGCGGCTACGGCTCGAAGGTGATGATCGACGGGGCCGGCTTCTTCATGAACAACGAGATGAACGACTTCGTGCTGAAGCCGGGTGTTCCCAACCAGTTTGGCCTTTCCGGGACGAAGCGCAACCTCGTGGCGCCGGATCGTCGCATGGTGTCCTCCATGTCGCCCACGATCGTCGAAACCCCGGAGGGCGAACTTTCCCTGGTGATCGGGGCGCCGGGCGGGTCGACCATCATTACGACCACGTTCCAGGTCATCATGAACGTGATCGACCACGGGATGGACATCGAGCAGGCCGTGACGGCCGGGCGCATCCACCACCAGTGGAAGCCGCGTCACCTCAGCCACGAAGAGTTCGCCCTGTCGAGGGATGCGGTCCGAAACCTCCGGGCGCGTGGGTGGGAGGTAACGGAGGGCGTCTTCGGGGGCATCCCGCGATGGGGGCGCGCGCAGGGCCTCCGCGTCACACAGTCGGGCGACGAGGGGCGGGTGTTCTACGGCGGATCGGACCCGCGGGCCAACGGCGCAGCGGTGGGATTTTGA